A stretch of Lathyrus oleraceus cultivar Zhongwan6 chromosome 6, CAAS_Psat_ZW6_1.0, whole genome shotgun sequence DNA encodes these proteins:
- the LOC127094739 gene encoding uncharacterized protein LOC127094739 yields MYDTPVYIHGQRVQEEPIKSDDPLISIVGIGGVTRSGRIFAPTPPPIENGGPSAHDKETHRDALVKFLKAAHVPQEISVCQFEGIVNNIATSLSLGFNDMELPTEGRNHNKSFHISIECVDTILSRVLVDTSSSLNVMPKSSLAKLTIEGLVMKPSELVVRAFRGSRRIVIGEVLQLSTWEVVDSFIWCCYLDTPPTENIYSEQQAGGCRRGRIFFGFIVTHRGIEVDPDKVKAIQVMPPPKTEKEVRGFLSRLNYFARFISHLTAICEPIFKLLRKDKVVIWNDDGQRAFGKIKEYLQEPPFLMPPVPGKPFIMYLTVLEGSMGCVLGQHDETGRKEHVIYYLGKKFTDYENRYSMLEKKCCTLAWTAKFLR; encoded by the exons ATGTATGACACACCAGTATACATCCACGGTCAAAGAGTACAAGAAGAACCAATCAAATCTGATGACCCACTGATAAGCATTGTCGGAATTGGCGGTGTAACTAGAAGCGGTAGGATCTTTGCACCAACGCCACCTCCGATCGAGAATGGTGGTCCATCAGCCCATGATAAGG AAACCCATAGAGATGCTCTTGTGAAGTTTCTAAAGGCTGCCCATGTACCCCAAGAAATCTCGGTCTGCCAGTTTGAAGGCATAGTTAACAATATAGCTACTAGCTTAAGCTTGGGATTTAATGACATGGAGCTCCCTACTGAGGGAAGAAACCACAACAAGTCTTTCCACATCTCCATTGAATGTGTGGACACAATTTTATCCAGAGTTTTGGTGGACACTAGTTCCTCCCTTAATGTGATGCCTAAAAGCTCATTAGCTAAGCTGACTATTGAAGGACTTGTCATGAAACCAAGCGAACTAGTGGTGCGAGCGTTTCGTGGTTCGAGGAGAATTGTGATTGGTGAAGT CCTACAGTTGTCTACTTGGGAGGTCGTGGATTCATTCATCTGGTGTTGTTACCTCGACACTCCACCAACGGAAAACATTTATAGTGAACAACAAGCTGGTGGTTGTAGAAGGGGAAGAATATTTTTTG GTTTTATTGTCACTCACCGTGGCATTGAGGTAGATCCTGACAAAGTGAAGGCCATACAAGTTATGCCTCCACCCAAAACTGAAAAGGAAGTCCGAGGATTCCTAAGTAGATTGAACTACTTTgctaggttcatatctcaccttaCGGCCATTTGTGAGCCAATCTTCAAACTTCTCCGAAAGGATAAAGTTGTCATTTGGAATGACGATGGCCAAAGAGCTTTTGGAAAGATCAAGGAGTACTTGCAAGAACCTCCTTTTTTGATGCCTCCGGTACCCGGAAAACCATTTATCATGTATCTTACTGTCCTCGAGGGATCCATGGGATGCGTCCTTGGCCAGCATGATGAAACTGGTAGGAAAGAGCACGTAATATACTACTTAggcaagaagttcaccgattaCGAAAAtagatactcaatgcttgagaagaaATGTTGCACACTAGCATGGACTGCCAAATTCTTAAGATAG